The following DNA comes from Methanobrevibacter millerae.
GATTCAATAGCTGAAGAAACGGACAAACTATATCACGCACACAAGGTAAAGGACAGCAGAAAGGAAATAGCAAAGATTCTAAACGGCAAGCTAAAAGACGTCAATGCCGAATACAGGGAAAAATACGGAATAGACATACGCTCCGAGGTCGTATCGGTTGAAAGCACGGACACTCCATGGAAGGTATTGTTTAAGGTTCGGGTGAAGGCGGATAAGGACTCACAGCAGTTCGATGGCGTTTTAGAAAGCAACTCATCGATTGAGGGATTAAACGATCCGCTTCCATATGCCATGATAACAGCCTACAACAACATAAACCATGACGACAAGACGATATACTACTTCGAATCGCTGGCACAGTACCTGCTTAAGCACAACGCCAAGTCCTATGAGTCCTACATTCTGGCGTCGTCGCCGATGATTATTAAAAAGTGCCCCTATGACCCATATGTTCATCACGGCGACGGGAATACACTTAAGGAGTGTCTTAAAAACGGATATTTCCATGAAAGCAGGGACGGAAGTTGCTATCTGTGCAGGCTTGAGGGAAAGGGAACGTGTCCCCATTACGGAATGGAAGTCTTCATTCACCCCCACACCCTTATTACAAACGAAACTGTCTCATGCGTGGACCACGTCATCTTTCATGACAGGTACAACGGAAAGAAACTGGATGAAAACGACATCAACAGCCTGATTCTCGATGAGTCACACTGCAAAAAATACGGGTTGGTTTACAATGGACAACAGGGGTAACTTTACACTTGAAATACTTGTGGTGGCAATTGTCATCATACTGATTTTGGGTATTATCACACTTGCCACAGAGATATCATCCGAGAAAATTTCAAAGGGCATAGAAACGGACAACATTGAAAAGACAATCAACGAGGTATGTGACAGTCTTATAAACGACCCAGGAGTTCCTCAGAACTGGGAAGACTTCAAGGCCAAAAGGGTTGGACTTGCCATAGTCAACGAATACGAAAATGTCATTCCAAACAGTGTATCGTACTTTAAAATCCTAGAACTCGGCAGGGACTACGACAATCTTGTCACCAAAAAGATCTTCGACAATAAATTTCACTCCTCCATGGAGCTGATACCACATGAGACATCAATTTCAAGTGTAAAAATAGGTGATGATGAAAGTTCCGCAAACGCCTACAGCGTCAACAGAATCGTGAAATGCGACTTTTATAAAAAGTATGTTATTAAGGACTTTACGGTTGACGGCAAATGCAACCACAACCACAGGCAGAGTGAATACAGCTGCAACTATTTCAAGCTCTTTGAAAAAAACCTGAGAAGCTCGGATTATTATCTGCTGATTGACGAAAGCGAAAAAAACAGCCTCAGCTACTCAATCGACACGACACATTTCAAGGACTACGAGGGAAAGCTTGCAAGCAAAACATCAATTTATTTGAATAATGAATTAAGCTCACTTTTTGAAGTCAATGACACAAGCTCGGTGGTATTCATTCACCTTGACAAAAATGATGCAAAAGCCGTTTTAGTGGCCGTTCCAAAGAATTTCGATAAGGGCAATCTCAAATACGACTACTTTACAACCCAGGCGTGCGATTTCGTGCTGAAGGCATGGAGCTAGATTAATGCGCCTAAAATAAAGAGTGATACTGAAATCAATATCAGACTTGAAATTGCATCGGTTACACTGGTTGAAATAGGGATTACGATATTGTCCGGGTCAATATCCCTGTTGTATGATGTGATTGAAATGTAGTATACTACAAAAATCATCACTGAAATCAGAATCAGGCCGGAAATCAGCGAAATCAGTATTATATTAAGGTAGCCGACTCCCGCTGAGCCGAGGATGTTGGTTGAGTTTTCGGCTATAAAACCGATGAGCGGAAACATCACAATAGCCAGAACGTAACAAATCATGAAATTGTGCAGACTTTCGCCTTCAGGCTTTCTTAAAGGCTCAATAAGACCATAGTGAAGACCTGAGGACAGCCTTGCACTCAATATGCTTACAAGACTTCCGCTTTCGCCTGAGAAGAGCGGCATCAAGGTAAGCAGGCTCGGATTGGTAAGCAGGGTTTCAATGGAGCTGTTGAATATTCCTCCGGCTGAAACTCCCAAAATTGATGATACGAGTAAAACAGGAGTGGACTGGGTAATTATTTTTTTTGACTCGCTTGACATTCTGAACACGTAAACAAAAGCTGAAATGACGAATACCGTTAATATTAACGTGAATATTTCCTTAATCAATAAGCTGGTATTCAGATAATTCAGAACGTAAAGTGAAGCCACTATTGCCGGTAAGGTAAACAGATCCCCGATAGCTGCAATTAACGGCGTCGTGATGTTGTCGGGATCCCATCCGTGGTTGAAGCTCTTGAATGAAATAAACATGGTTACAGGAAGCATTATAATGGTGGAAATGATTCCCGCAATGACGCTTATCAGTATAAAGTCAATCAGTGCGATGGACTCGAAATGGAATATAATACAGAATATCTTAGCTATTATTGCCAAAAAGAGTGACAGAATAAGTGTCAGTACGAATGAAGAAAGAATGTTATTGTTCAATTGCTCTGACAGCTCGAACTTTGGAGATATCATACCGATGTGCAGGTTTGTAGAGATTCTTGAGGCAAATGAACCGAAAATGTTTCCTCTCATTCCGATAGCACCCGGAATAATAACAAGCAGTCCAGGGAATGTTTCAAGGAAAAAGGTCATTTTTCCAAGTAAAATTCCTGCAAACAAATCTCCCAAAGCACAGATTAAAAGAGCTATGAAGCTTTCCTTAATTACTGAATCGTGTTCTGAAAAGAAGTCCTGGATAGAAGACAGTGAAATGCGATTCTTCTTCTTGTTTGCTTTCAAGCATATCACTCCCTCTAATCATTTTAATCACTTCTTTTTAATCTTCATCTTCTAATTCTTCTGGAATGTCTTCAAATGAACATGCTGCGCTTGCAAGCTTTCTTAAAAGCTCTGCGCCTTCATCTGTTCCTTTTAAAAGTAAAATGTCATTAGGAAGAATCATTGTGTTTTTATCAGGTCCGTAAATCCAGGATTCTCCACGTCTAATCGCAATAACTCTCATTCCTGTACGGTTAGCTAAAAACAATTCTCCCAATGTCTTATTAGTTAAGTCTGATTCTTCAACAACGCTGATTCTTGCAATCATCTTATCGGATTCTTCCATAACCATCTTGAATACAGGGTGCGGTTTAATCCCTTTAATTACAAGGTCAGCCAAATCCTTTGCTGCATTTGCCATACTTTCAGCAGCTTCAGCAATCTCAAGCAGTGCAGTCAGCTTTTCTGCATCCTCATATGATCTTGCTGCGACCAAGGATTCCTTTTTGATTTCATAATTCATGGCGTTGACTCTATTTTCCAAAGTCAACACTTCTTCAGCAGCATCTATGCTGTTGAACAGAACAGCCGAGTAAGCCAAATCAACCATCAGCTCCGACATGTTTTTCATTTCAATTAAAAGATTTTTAATCGACATTTTTATCCCTCTTTATAAATCCCTCGGATTATTATTCAATAAGCATGCTCTTCTTAATTTCAATAATGTTTTCTTTTTAGATTTTAAATCATCAACTTCTTCTATGATTTCTTCTATAGGACCTCTAAGGCACTTTACAGCCTCTTCGGTGTGAGGCCAATGACATTCCTTGCAGTTCCATACGTTCTTGCCCTTTATCCACTCGCCGCCTGTTGAGGAATCTCCGCACGGATAAAAAGGACAATAGCAGAAATCGCAGAATTGGCCGTCCCAGTGGCACGGATAGAATTCACACTCCCTGTTCGGGCCGTGGGGAATTTCACCGTTGATGAATTTTTCGTAATGATTTCTTGAAAGCTCGTGAATCGGGCTTCTTATTACATATCCCCTAGGGGTTACTAGCTTTCCATCCTGAACGTAGGTCAGGTCGTTTCCCACTATAAGCGTGCAGGACATGTTGACGATGTCTTCGGTCAAGTCCTTTACCTTGACGACCGTTTCCTTTGCCGGTTCATATGTGCTGTCAACGATACCTATTAATGCATCTTCTCCCTTAATTTCCAAAACACATTTTTTAAATCTTCTGAAGGGTTCCTTACGTGTTTTACTAATAGGGTTATAGATTGCTACAATCAGATTGGCCTCAAGAGCGTATTTCAGCTTCTTTTCAATTTCAGAAAGCGGAGTTAAAATGTTGCTTAGGCTTATGGCCGCAAAGTCATTCAGGGGAGCTCCCAATTTGGAGGAAGCGTAATTAAGTGCGGAAACGCCGGGATAAACCTTGACTTCCACATCGTCGTACTTTGAAAGAATCTGATACAGTACGTTAGCCATTCCAAATACGCCAGGGTCTCCTGAACTTATCAATGAAACAGTTTTTCCTTCCTTGCTCTTTTGAATTGCGACTTCGGCTCTTGCTATCTCATCGCCCATTCCCTTTTTTAGAATTTCCTTATCAGCTATCAAGTCCTCTATCTGGTTTATGTACTTTTTATAGCCGATAATAATGTCAGACTCTTCAATAGCTTTTACAGCTCCTAAAGTCATGTTCTCTCTATTTTGACCAATTCCAATAACGTTAATCATAATATTTCCCTTAATATAATTTTAAAACAGAATTGACAGCCAGCGAGCTCGTGTCAACCATTAGTTCACCGCTCTTAAACGAAGCGACACCTGTGACTATCACCTTATATGCCGGATCCTGGCTAATGATGATTTGTCCTGAAGTTGAATTCGGGGAAGCGTATCCCAAAGCCTCAATGGTCACGTTAATTTTATCGTTGTCCAAATCGTCATAGGTTGACACGTTCATTGATTCAACATTGACGCCGTCAACCTGAGACAGCTCTTCCATCTGAAGCGCCACCTCTTTTTCGTTTGATATGTTAATGTAGGTCGGATCCTTGATTAACACATCATTGACGTTTTGAGGATTGAAAAAGCCAGTTATCTTTGTTACCTGCATGTCAATCAATCCCTTAACATCCGGAACTTCAGCTGTGACAATTGTATATGAACTGAATAGTCCTATTTCAAAAAATATTATAAATAATACAATGATTAATAATATTCTAAGTACTTTCGCCATTTTATCACATCTTACTATTTAAATAACATATAATATTCTAAGTTTATTTTTAATAGATAATAAATATAACTAAAATTTACCTGCAATTTGAATATTACCTGGCGGGAGCAATATTACAAATTGAAATTCTCAAAGTTTATAAATATTGAAAATAAAAATTTTAACTAATATGACAAATAAGATTTTACTTAAATTTGCAAAAAAAGGAATTAATTTATCACCTGATGCCTATAATAAGGTAATGGCAGCAGATAATCCTACAAATTTCGCTTCAGACATTATAGTAAAGTTAAAAAGCGGTGATTTTAAGCCTGCAGATTTGATTTCAGTCAATGCAAAAACGATAGATGAGATAATGGGCGGGAAAATAGAAGAGCCTGCCGAGGATGAAAAAGGTGATGAAAGTCCTTCACCAGCTCCTGAAATCGCTGAAACAAAAGAAGAATCATCAGATGATAATGAAGTTAATGTTTCCGACAGCGGTGAAAAGGTAGTCGATGCAAAAATAAAGTTTAAAAGAAATCTGGAAAAATCAAAGGTTCAATACGACTTCAAGATTATACAGGACAGTTCAAACAAGTCATACACAAGCGGTGAAATCGGCGATCTAATCAGCTATTTCCAGTCCAGGTATGAGAAGCTGTCCAAAATCCTAAAGCAAAGGCCTGACTTGAAGATGACCACAAAAGTTGCTGACATTGAGGACGGCCAAACTACAGTCAATTTAATATTAATGGTTAAGGAAATCCGCTCCACGAAAAACGGACACCGATTCGTTGAGTTCGAAGACGATACCGGTTCCATATCAATTCTGTTCTCCAATAAAAATGAAGAGCTCTTTGCAGAGGCTGAAAAGCTTGTAAGGGATGAGGTTGTCGGCGTCATCGCAAACAGGGACGGCGACTTTACCATAGCCAACCAATTAATATATCCCGGAGTTACCAGAATCCAGGAAAAGGAAATGGATTTCGGGGTTGTTTTCCTTTCAGACGTTCACATCGGAAGCCTGACATTCCTTGAGGGCGCATTTCAGAAATTCATTGACTGGATTAACTGCGAATACGGTACTGAAGAGCAGAGAAGGATTGCCGAAGACATCAAGTACCTGATTATTGCCGGAGATATCGTGGACGGCATCGGAGTATATCCTAACCAGGACAAGGAACTTTCCATCAAGGATATCCGCCTGCAGTACGATGAGGCCGCAAGGTTTTTGGGAAACGTGAGAAGCGACATCAAGATAATCATAGCTCCCGGAAACCACGACGCTTCAAGACTGGCCGAGCCGCAGCCTGCTGTTCCTGAAGAATACGCCAAGTCATTGTATGAACTTGACAACGTTGAATTTGTAAGTAATCCGGCCGTAATATCTCTTGACGGTATTAACGTCTTGATTTATCACGGTGAAAGTTTCAATGAACTTCCTATGGCCATTAAAGGTCTTTCTTATGAAAAAAATGAAATGATGATGGAAGAGCTTTTAAGAAAAAGACACTTGGCCCCTATTTATGGTGAAAGAACACCTTTGGCTTCAGAACTTGAAGACTACCTGGTTATAGAGCATGTTCCGGACATTTTCCACACAGGACACATTCACATCAATTCATATAAAAAGTATAACGGAATTCATATGATTAATTCAGGGACTTTCCAGACTCAGACTGACTATCAAAAGATTAAAAACATCGAGCCTACACCTGCTCAGGTTCCAATTATACACAAGGGGCAGTACAAACTATTCAAATTCATAGACTGATGGTGATTTAATGAAAGATGACGTTTCCAAATTAATTGAGGTATGCAGGAATATCTACGAGAGACAGCTGGTTTCAGGCAAATCAGGCAATGTAAGCGCAAGGCTTTCAAAAGACTACATTGCAATCACTCCAACCCTGAAATCACTTGGTGACTTAGAACAGAAAGACATCGTTCTTATAGACATGAACGGAGAAGCATTGACCAGGGGAAAGCCTTCCTCAGAAGCAGGAATGCATCTGGAAATCTATAAAAAAAGGCCGGACGTTAATGCGATTGTCCATACCCATTCACCTCACGTCACAGGATTTTCATTCTCATCCGATGAAATGAAAAGGCTTGAGGGATTTGGAGAAATAAAAAATCCTTACATAGCTTTAATCGACTATGAAGTGCCGGGATCAGTCGAACTTGCCAAAAGCGCATCCGACAACATTGGAACAGAAGACGTTCTGATATTGAAAAATCATGGTGTGGTATGTTTAGGAAAATCACTAGAAGAATCAGAATCCCTTGCTGTATTTATTGAAGAATCTGCTAAAACTCAGTTTATTTCTAAAATGTTGAATTCAGCGAAAGATATTTAGAAATATCATTCAGCTGAATCTTTTTTTAATCTTGCTTCGTAACCTTCATTAATCATTTTTAAAATTAACCCAGATAATGAAGTGTCTTCACGAATAGCCATAATTTTAAGTTCTTTTTTCAAATCACTTGGTAAATTTATTGTAGTTTTACTTACGTCTGACATATTAATAAATTTGCCTTTTATTTAAATATAAATTTTTCTATAAAAAATATTTGTATCACTACAAACAATTAAATATTAGATTTAACATAATTAATTTATATTATTTTGAAAACTTATTTTTAATTTAAATTTGGAGGAGAGATTATGAGTAATCAAAATATCGACGAAGTTTGTGAAATACTGGAATACATCACAAATGAAAACAGTGTTCCACGTAACATTAGAGAAGCTGCTAATGAATCCAATAAACTCTTAAAGGATGAAGAAGTAGATCAATCCGTAAGAATAAGTACAGTTTTAGGAAAATTAGACGAAATCAGCAATGACCCAAATATACCAGTTCATGCAAGAACCTTAATTTGGGAAGTATTATCAAAATTAGAAGCAATCTAATTTTTTAATATTTTTTTATTTGAAAGCGCAACCGAAACCGTAACGCCATCAAAAGCCGTTTTTTTATATATTAATTCTGAATCATAGCCTGCCGTAATCAGCGCTGAAGGCTCGCACACACCAGCAATGCCGAATTTTGACCTTACGAATTCTGATTCCTGAATATCATCTGATTTGAATAATGCCAGCTTATCCAGTTCAACGAAATTAACGGGAATGTTAAACTCCTCAGACAAATCCAAAATGCCCTTTTCGTCCTTTTTAATCTCTGCAGATGAAAACATTGTAATCCTTGATTTGTCCATGTTCAAGTCAGTTAATACCTTATTTACGGCCTCATTAATTTCATCCTTGCTTTTTCCGCGCCTGCATCCGATTCCAAAGACAACCCTGCGGGGAATTAACATTATTTTGTGATTGTCGCACACGACCTCTATTTCACCATCATTAATCCTGCTTGAAAAATAAATCGACACATCCATTTCAAGTGTATTTTCATTTAAATAATTGAATAGATAATCATAATTTCCATTGCTGTTTACCGTAAAGGCAACTTCTTTACCTTCAAGAATTGATTTGTTGAAATGAAGAATCTCATGCGTATCATCGATTGACAGATACAGATCCCGGGCCAAAACGTCAATGCCTAATTTCTTATTGACGTCAGTGGAAGTCGTTATGACCGGAGTTGCATCAATTAACTCCGCTATTTTATTTGTTAATCTGTTGGCTCCGCCGAGATGGCCTGAAAGCATGCTGATTACAAAATTACCGTTGTCGTCAATGTTTAAGACTGCCGGATCAGTTGTCTTTGATACTATCAAATCGGAAATGCTTCTTATCAAAATGCCTGAAGCCATAATGGCTATTATTGAGTCGTATTCATTGAAAATCAGATTAAAATTATTTTTTACATCCTTGTGATAGATATCACATCTTATTATCGTTGAATCATCACCGAGGAGTTTTTTTATCTTCAATGACAGGTCATAACCCTTTTTGGAAACAGATAGAATAGCTATTTTCATATTATCAAATAAAATATGGTCATTATAATTAATATAAATATTGTAAATAATCCGATTGTAAGAGACGTTAACTTTATCGCTTTTGAAATGTCGGAGACATTGATTTCATGTGTATTGTCGCCGAGAATGTAGGTGTCCTTTTTCACCAGCTGAATGTCCAGGGCTCCTGCCGTAGGCGCCATCGTATATCCTGAGTTTGGGCTTGGACATTTCCTTGCATCCCTTCTCATGATTCTGTAGGCATTTTTACCGTTGTACCTTAAAATATATGCAGATAAAACAACAAACAATCCTGAAACTCTTGAAGGAACATAATTTAAAACATCATCAAGCTTTGCCGGAAAATAGCCGATGTTAATCAGCTCATCCGTCTTGTAGCCAAGCATTGCATCTAACGTATTTGATATTCTATAGATGAATGGAATAAACAGTAATATAATAAAATAATTAATATCAAATATAATAAATAACACTGCTGCTATCGTGAAATAAAAAATGGGAGCGATATATGAATCAGTTATGTTTTCAGTCATGCTTTCTATCGTTGCAGACACGATAAAGCTTTCCGTTAACTCATCAGTGTCACGGCTGACAAGGTATGAAACTGACTTTCTTGCAATCTCAATGTCTTCAGTTAAATCGTTTTCGATGTTTTTTGCTGTTGATAACAGCATCTTGATTGAATAGGTCGATGAAAGCATTATTGAATAAACAATAATAAACAGATAATCGTTAATTGATGATATTAACATTATTATAAGTAAAATAAGGCATGAAACGATTATGGTAAATGTCGTTGTCAGAAATCCTGAGAGCCTGTTTTTCATTGCGATAAACATTGACTTGAATTTTTCAATTATCTTTCCGATGATGACGACGGGATGGATTTTCGTTGGAAGTTCTCCGAAGATTAAATCAATTGCAAGGCTTACAATTAATGTAACAACAATAAACAAGAAAACTTCAAACATAATAAATATTATTTATAATAAAAAAATAAATATTTTATTATTTATATAAAAAAATTAAAGTGATATTATGACAATTGATGAAGAAACAGTAAAAAACTGGATTGTAGATGAAGGAATTTTCAGAGAAAAAAAAGTAGATGATAATTCTGACTATCATTTTATCGTAGAATTTCCAAAGGATAACATAATGGATGTTGTTAAACCAAAAGGAAAAGATTTCATTGTTGTTGCATGCGCTACTCAGGTATCTCCACAGCACCTGGAATTAATGGCCAATACCGATGCTAAGGAAAGAACCAAATTCCTCCTTAAAACAAATATGGAAATCAACAGGTTCCTTGTAGACTGTCAGCTTGCAGTGGATCAGTCAACCAACCTATTGCAGCAGTATGTTATTACCTATCAGATTTTCAATGACGGATTAACTAAAAACAGTTTATATGACGCTTTAAAAAGGGTATTTAAGGCTAAAATCCAGTGTGTATGGTTAATCGAAAAGACTTTCGGTACAGTAAATACCCCTACAACTGAAGCTTCCAATGAAAACTCCATGTTCATCTAAGAGAGAGGGACATGTGTTTCAAGTGAAACGCTAACGAAGGTATATTAAGAACGAAGAGGTATATTTCAAGTGAAAAATACACTTGAAATCGACCTATATTTTTTTTGCTCAAAATCAAGATTCAAGACCTTATATTACTTATTTTTTAATTTAAACATCATTTTGAAAAAATCATTTTTTCTTTACAGTTGAAACCCATGTCTCGATTTCACTCCGCCGGAAAATATGGGTTACACTTGAAATGTACCCCCCTCTATTAATGACAAATCGTGATAGATTACATGAAAATTTTTTCCGTTTTCCAAAACGGCAATGATTTGTCATTATTATGGCGAGATTTTACATTTGAAATACTACTCTTTTAATTGAAATGGTACTTCGAAATTGTTAAAAATTTAAATTAATTTTATTCATTTTCATTTAAAATAAATTATGCTTATCATTTTTTAAGTTAAATTATAAGTTTTAAATAATAATTTACAAAATCAAAGGATTTTAAGTAATTTTAAGATTTTTCGTTTTCACTATTACAATGAAAAAGTTTATTTAAGACCTTGTTTATATATTAACACTGGAAATTGTACTTATGTAATTTTTCTATTTTTTTCATAATATTTTATGGTGGGAATATGGCAAACATTTTTGAAAGAGACAATATTTTCGAAGGGATACAACAAGAAAATGTAATATTTAAGGACAAAAGGCCTTTGGATCATAGGTTTTTACCTGAAAAATTATTACACAGGGAAGATCAAGTAACACAGATTGCCAGATATTGGGTTGATGCGCTGAATGACGTAACTCCAACCAACATCACAATCTACGGCAAAACGGGAACAGGTAAAACAGCTACCGCCAAATTTGCACGTTCACAGCTTTTGGAGTACTCAGCCGATCAGGACGTATTCATCAAGATTGAATATATCAGATGTACCGATTACACTACCGAATACCAGGTCCTGGCACAATTGTGTAAGAAGCTTGGTCGTGACGTTCCTCACAGGGGATGGACAAAGGCTGAAGTCGTAAACACATTCCGTGACATTTTCAGGACAAACGCATTCGGCAAGAAACTTATTTTAATCGTTATTTTGGACGAAATTGATATTTTGCTTAACAAGGACGGTGACGGTATTTTATACACCTTGACCAGAACAGATAACGTTTCAATCTTATCAATCAGTAATTTCCTTGATTTCAAGGGATTAATCAAGTCAAGGGTAACAAGCAGTCTCAACGACAAGGAGATTGTCTTTCCGCCATACAACGCCAGTCAGTTGACCGATATCCTAAACGAAAGGGCTAAACTTGCCTTCAATGAAGGCGTTGTTGAAAGCGACGTCATTCCTTTATGTTCAGCAATGGCTGCAAAGGAAGAGGGTGATGCAAGATTCGCTTTGGATTTATTGAAGACTTCAGGTTTCATTGCCGGTGAAGAGGCATCAGAAACCATCAAAAGCGAACATGTAAAAATGGCTAAGGACAGGATAGAACATGATAAATTCGTTGATGTCGTTAAGACACTTCCAACCCAGCAGCAAAGGGTTTTGGAAGCTGTTTTGAATTTGACTAATGAAAACGAGGAAATCACTTCCGGTAAATTGTATGATGCCTATAAGGAAGTGTCAAAAAAGGATGCAGTAACCTACAGAAGGATTTTTGACTTTATCAATGAGCTTGAGATGCTTGGTATAATCTCTACAAATACCATTTCCCGTGGACGTGGAAAGGGAAGAACAAACATAATCAAGCTTCAGTGCGATGAGGACCTGCTTGAATCAAGCCTCTACGACCCGACTATTTAGGGTTGTTCTTTATTAATGTCTTTAAAATTGCCATTCTCACAGGCACTGCGTTTGCCGCCTGCTTGAAATACTTGTTGTATTTCGTATCGTCAACATCACCATCTATCTCATCTATTCTAGGCAAAGGATGCATGACTATCAAATCCTTGCCTTCAAGCATCTTTTTGTTAATTATATAGGCTCCTTTTATCTTTAAATAATCGTCAATGTCACCGAAGCGTTCCTTTTGAATTCTGGTGACGTATAGGACGTTAACCTTGTCTATTATTTCATTTATGTTTGAAACTTCGGTGTAGGACATGTTCATCTTGTCCAAATCGTGAAGGATTTCCTGAGGCATCTTCAGTTCAGGTGGTGATACGAAATAAAGCTCCACGTTGTCATAAAGGCACAGTGCGTTTGCAAGAGAGTGAACCGTACGTCCGAACTTTAAATCTCCGATAAGAGCAATCTTTAAGTTGTCTATTGAGCCTATTTCCTGTTTTATGGTGTATAGGTCAAGCAATGTCTGAGTTGGGTGCTGTCCCGCTCCGTCTCCCGCATTAATGACAGGCACGTCAACCACGTCTGATATGAATTTTGACACTCCTTCAAGTTCGTGCCTTATTACCAGGGCGTCGCAGTAGCCTTCAAACATTTTTGCAGTATCTGCAATGCTTTCACCTTTTGACACGCTTGAAGAGCCGCTGCTTTCAAAGCCTATGCATTCTCCGCTCAGGCGTTTCATTGCGGTTTCAAAAGACATTCTTGTCCTTGTGGAAGGTTCAAAAAACATCACTCCCAGGAGTTTTCCCTTTAGCTCTTCGGATATTTCCCTTGACTGGGCGATGTCTTCCAGTTTGGATGCTTCGTCAAGCAGGTAGTCGATATCTGATCTTTTCATGTCCTTTATTGATATTATGTTTTTCAAATCAAAAATTTTAACCAACCCTTTTTTCTATTATATCGTTAATCCTATTAGCGTAATTTTCAATTTCCTCTTTGTTCAAAGAAGGTATTTCACCACTTTTTTCGATAAGTTTTTTGGATTTTCTCCTTTCGAGGAAGTTTCCTCTATCCGTATTGATATTGTAACCGAAGTTTCCGCATGCGAATGAA
Coding sequences within:
- a CDS encoding DUF2299 domain-containing protein — its product is MTIDEETVKNWIVDEGIFREKKVDDNSDYHFIVEFPKDNIMDVVKPKGKDFIVVACATQVSPQHLELMANTDAKERTKFLLKTNMEINRFLVDCQLAVDQSTNLLQQYVITYQIFNDGLTKNSLYDALKRVFKAKIQCVWLIEKTFGTVNTPTTEASNENSMFI
- a CDS encoding Cdc6/Cdc18 family protein — encoded protein: MANIFERDNIFEGIQQENVIFKDKRPLDHRFLPEKLLHREDQVTQIARYWVDALNDVTPTNITIYGKTGTGKTATAKFARSQLLEYSADQDVFIKIEYIRCTDYTTEYQVLAQLCKKLGRDVPHRGWTKAEVVNTFRDIFRTNAFGKKLILIVILDEIDILLNKDGDGILYTLTRTDNVSILSISNFLDFKGLIKSRVTSSLNDKEIVFPPYNASQLTDILNERAKLAFNEGVVESDVIPLCSAMAAKEEGDARFALDLLKTSGFIAGEEASETIKSEHVKMAKDRIEHDKFVDVVKTLPTQQQRVLEAVLNLTNENEEITSGKLYDAYKEVSKKDAVTYRRIFDFINELEMLGIISTNTISRGRGKGRTNIIKLQCDEDLLESSLYDPTI
- the pyrB gene encoding aspartate carbamoyltransferase; this translates as MVKIFDLKNIISIKDMKRSDIDYLLDEASKLEDIAQSREISEELKGKLLGVMFFEPSTRTRMSFETAMKRLSGECIGFESSGSSSVSKGESIADTAKMFEGYCDALVIRHELEGVSKFISDVVDVPVINAGDGAGQHPTQTLLDLYTIKQEIGSIDNLKIALIGDLKFGRTVHSLANALCLYDNVELYFVSPPELKMPQEILHDLDKMNMSYTEVSNINEIIDKVNVLYVTRIQKERFGDIDDYLKIKGAYIINKKMLEGKDLIVMHPLPRIDEIDGDVDDTKYNKYFKQAANAVPVRMAILKTLIKNNPK
- a CDS encoding cobalamin biosynthesis protein → MFEVFLFIVVTLIVSLAIDLIFGELPTKIHPVVIIGKIIEKFKSMFIAMKNRLSGFLTTTFTIIVSCLILLIIMLISSINDYLFIIVYSIMLSSTYSIKMLLSTAKNIENDLTEDIEIARKSVSYLVSRDTDELTESFIVSATIESMTENITDSYIAPIFYFTIAAVLFIIFDINYFIILLFIPFIYRISNTLDAMLGYKTDELINIGYFPAKLDDVLNYVPSRVSGLFVVLSAYILRYNGKNAYRIMRRDARKCPSPNSGYTMAPTAGALDIQLVKKDTYILGDNTHEINVSDISKAIKLTSLTIGLFTIFILIIMTIFYLII